A genome region from Armatimonadota bacterium includes the following:
- a CDS encoding RNA polymerase sigma factor yields MEALSDAGDAVALDRPRATGARADLGGLYDGHAAAVYRLLLAVLRSPEDAQDALGEVFLKAARRDWRRIRNPRAYLLASARNQAISMLRRPHREQPTDPSHACFFDASCLDQEQALPVERAEGALRELPPDQREVVVLKVYEGLTFAEIAAITRARPNTVASRYRYAIEKLRRALGGAE; encoded by the coding sequence ATGGAGGCACTCTCCGACGCAGGCGACGCGGTGGCGCTGGACCGGCCCCGAGCAACCGGAGCGCGCGCCGACCTCGGCGGGCTCTACGATGGACACGCCGCCGCGGTATATCGGCTGCTGCTGGCCGTGCTGCGCTCACCGGAGGACGCGCAGGACGCCCTGGGCGAGGTTTTCCTCAAGGCGGCGCGCCGGGATTGGCGACGCATCCGCAACCCCCGCGCCTACCTGCTCGCAAGCGCCCGCAACCAGGCCATCTCGATGCTGCGCAGGCCCCATCGCGAGCAGCCCACCGACCCCTCCCACGCCTGCTTCTTCGATGCGAGTTGCCTTGACCAGGAGCAGGCGCTGCCGGTGGAGCGCGCCGAGGGCGCCCTGCGCGAGCTGCCACCGGACCAGCGCGAGGTCGTCGTTCTCAAGGTCTACGAGGGCCTCACCTTCGCCGAGATCGCCGCCATCACGCGCGCGCGACCGAATACCGTCGCCAGCCGTTATCGCTATGCCATCGAGAAGCTGCGCCGCGCGCTGGGGGGTGCTGAATGA
- a CDS encoding lysophospholipid acyltransferase family protein, which yields MRQPSHQRAAVLRAVWPKRLPRRLFYFFCAKAIRLWLFVFCHWRVSGRRHFPRRGGVILAPNHTSYLDPPVAAVAVDRQVFFMAKSELFEVALLGPLIHALGAFPVRRGVADRAALRQAEQILRGGEPVMVFPEGTRSQDGRLTPAELGIAMLALRTGAPVVPMGVDGTDRALARHSFIIRPAGIRIRIGPALTFDDLRGDGPLRRETAQAAARRITAALADLLPRWRAATWHRTARGG from the coding sequence ATGCGACAGCCATCTCACCAGCGGGCGGCAGTACTGCGCGCGGTCTGGCCCAAGCGCCTGCCGCGCCGCCTGTTCTACTTCTTTTGCGCAAAGGCGATTCGGCTGTGGCTGTTCGTCTTCTGCCATTGGCGGGTCAGCGGCCGCCGGCATTTCCCCCGGCGCGGAGGCGTCATCCTCGCCCCCAATCACACCAGCTACCTCGATCCCCCCGTCGCCGCCGTCGCCGTGGATCGCCAGGTCTTCTTCATGGCCAAGTCGGAGCTGTTCGAGGTGGCGCTGTTGGGGCCGCTCATCCACGCGCTGGGGGCGTTTCCGGTGCGGCGGGGAGTGGCGGATCGCGCGGCGCTGCGGCAGGCGGAGCAGATTCTTCGCGGCGGCGAGCCGGTCATGGTCTTCCCCGAGGGCACGCGCAGCCAGGATGGCCGCCTGACGCCGGCGGAGCTCGGCATCGCTATGCTGGCGCTGCGCACCGGCGCGCCGGTGGTGCCGATGGGCGTGGACGGCACCGATCGCGCGTTGGCGCGTCACTCCTTTATCATCCGCCCGGCGGGGATTCGCATCCGCATCGGCCCTGCGCTTACCTTCGACGACCTGCGCGGCGACGGCCCCCTGCGCCGCGAGACGGCGCAAGCGGCCGCCCGTCGCATCACCGCCGCCCTGGCCGACTTGCTGCCCCGCTGGCGAGCGGCAACGTGGCACCGCACCGCCAGAGGCGGCTAA
- a CDS encoding dCMP deaminase family protein has translation MTDAPTTPGLVCLRPEWDEYFMLLAKLAAIRSTCLSRPAGAVIVLDRQVLATGYNGSMPGVAHCTDKGVCFRRSAGAGENDKYDICRAIHAEANAIAQAARRGVSIEGATVYTTLAPCFVCTKLMASARIRRVVYEHEYESPDRERDEIWRRALDDAGIECAQLTLTPDTVRRAGELISGVTSLRRPLSATGEPLKPPTDFTDDTD, from the coding sequence ATGACCGATGCTCCGACCACACCCGGCCTGGTTTGCTTGCGCCCCGAATGGGACGAGTACTTCATGCTGCTGGCGAAGCTGGCGGCCATCCGCTCGACCTGCCTGTCGCGGCCGGCGGGGGCGGTGATCGTGCTCGACCGCCAGGTGCTGGCGACGGGCTACAACGGCTCGATGCCGGGGGTCGCCCATTGCACGGACAAAGGCGTATGCTTTCGCCGCAGCGCGGGCGCGGGCGAGAACGATAAGTACGACATCTGCCGCGCTATCCACGCCGAGGCCAACGCCATCGCCCAGGCCGCCCGCCGCGGCGTCAGCATCGAGGGCGCGACGGTCTATACCACCCTTGCCCCGTGCTTCGTGTGCACCAAGCTCATGGCTAGCGCGCGCATCCGCCGCGTGGTCTATGAGCACGAGTACGAGTCCCCCGACCGCGAGCGCGACGAGATCTGGCGGCGCGCGCTCGACGACGCCGGCATCGAGTGCGCGCAGCTCACCCTCACCCCCGACACCGTGCGGCGCGCGGGGGAGCTGATCTCCGGCGTCACTTCTCTGCGGCGGCCGCTGTCCGCAACGGGGGAACCGCTGAAACCACCCACAGATTTCACAGATGACACAGATTAA
- a CDS encoding thymidylate synthase, with translation MIPGSQPVIAVSGRTLPEAWQNAMLALYEGGLDTATSFDRAGDPQSKDATVIVTVEEPFAEPRLHKRAIPAGLEELEIYRLEVVAGVHDHWVNRFGEEWNYTYHERLRAYDAGDGKPVDQVATMLDQICEARDLYRRRFQVVTWIPAVDPHIIDPPCLQRLHVRLLPTPDGAWTLNLNTDWRSRDGYKAWFMNVFAITDLQRLLAQEIGERRGVEVRVGRYCDKSDSLHIYGKDLEGVGGFSGFLQRLREKPLDELCWSSEFCRPMFVEARHRLAAQLDAERRGLGKGVIAAGVDAATFPYPAEWDR, from the coding sequence ATGATTCCCGGCAGCCAGCCCGTTATCGCCGTCAGCGGGCGCACCTTGCCCGAGGCGTGGCAGAACGCCATGCTCGCCCTCTACGAGGGCGGACTTGACACCGCCACCTCCTTCGACCGCGCCGGCGACCCCCAGAGCAAGGATGCCACCGTCATCGTCACCGTCGAGGAGCCCTTCGCCGAGCCGCGCCTGCACAAGCGGGCCATCCCCGCTGGCCTCGAGGAGCTGGAGATCTACCGGCTGGAGGTGGTGGCGGGGGTGCACGATCATTGGGTCAACCGCTTCGGCGAGGAGTGGAACTACACGTACCACGAGCGCCTCCGCGCCTACGACGCGGGCGACGGCAAGCCGGTAGATCAAGTGGCGACCATGCTCGACCAGATCTGCGAGGCGCGCGACCTGTACCGCCGGCGCTTCCAGGTGGTCACCTGGATCCCGGCGGTGGACCCGCACATCATAGACCCGCCGTGCTTGCAGCGCCTGCACGTGCGCCTGCTGCCGACGCCGGACGGCGCGTGGACGCTCAACCTCAACACTGACTGGCGCTCGCGCGACGGCTACAAGGCGTGGTTCATGAACGTCTTCGCCATCACCGATCTGCAGCGCCTGCTGGCGCAGGAGATCGGAGAGCGCCGCGGGGTCGAGGTGCGAGTGGGGCGCTACTGCGACAAGTCGGATTCGCTGCACATCTACGGCAAAGACCTGGAGGGGGTCGGAGGGTTCTCCGGGTTCCTGCAGCGACTGCGCGAGAAACCGCTGGACGAGCTATGCTGGAGCAGCGAGTTCTGCCGGCCGATGTTCGTCGAAGCGCGCCACCGCCTCGCCGCCCAGCTCGACGCCGAGCGCCGGGGCCTGGGCAAGGGCGTCATCGCGGCGGGCGTGGACGCGGCGACGTTCCCCTATCCCGCGGAGTGGGATCGGTAG
- a CDS encoding zinc ribbon domain-containing protein gives MTCVRCGADVPEQAGFCPQCGQPVTAGKPPEGSPVNVPQAPPAPRRAGLAGRLSLIEWLLKYRAHVIQDIADERHLGRYAADALLVTVVCSVFYGFVVGVSVGGWQTLYDPIKLPWVLVFTLLLCLPTLYVFSAYLGSGLSLAQVSVVTFSATAVVSITLLAFAPVIWFFMFTAPDSHHFWVLLNVVVFAAAGAFGVGFLVRAMRQLHAQRAEFPKVRRLVNWWVVLYAVVGAQMSWLLRPYFTATDVFIRPRGGNFFVAVLRTLIEWLSGRGW, from the coding sequence ATGACATGCGTACGCTGTGGAGCCGATGTCCCCGAGCAGGCCGGTTTCTGCCCCCAGTGCGGCCAGCCGGTCACCGCCGGTAAGCCGCCGGAGGGAAGCCCCGTCAATGTCCCGCAAGCTCCGCCCGCGCCGCGCAGGGCCGGCCTCGCCGGCCGCCTGAGCCTCATCGAGTGGCTGCTCAAGTATCGCGCGCATGTGATTCAGGACATCGCCGACGAGCGGCATCTGGGACGCTATGCGGCGGACGCGCTACTGGTGACGGTGGTGTGCTCTGTGTTCTATGGCTTCGTCGTCGGCGTGTCGGTAGGCGGGTGGCAGACCCTCTACGACCCGATCAAGCTGCCGTGGGTGCTCGTTTTCACCCTCCTGCTGTGTCTGCCCACGCTCTATGTCTTCAGCGCCTATCTGGGCAGCGGGCTGAGCCTGGCCCAAGTCAGCGTGGTGACATTCAGCGCCACGGCCGTGGTATCCATCACCCTGCTCGCCTTCGCTCCGGTGATATGGTTCTTCATGTTCACGGCCCCCGACAGCCACCACTTCTGGGTGCTCCTCAACGTGGTCGTCTTCGCGGCGGCCGGAGCCTTCGGTGTGGGCTTCCTGGTGCGCGCGATGAGACAGCTTCACGCCCAGCGGGCGGAGTTCCCGAAGGTGCGACGGCTGGTGAACTGGTGGGTGGTGCTCTACGCCGTCGTCGGCGCCCAGATGTCATGGCTGCTGCGGCCTTACTTCACCGCCACCGATGTCTTCATCCGGCCGCGCGGCGGGAACTTCTTCGTCGCCGTGTTGCGAACGCTCATCGAGTGGCTCTCGGGCCGGGGTTGGTAG
- a CDS encoding NUDIX domain-containing protein — protein sequence MGSERAPIKSGRDKMHERTLDEIVPAGAPQGAGIFTRLNDNRYMFCLNDASLAGSGGGRLELGRIGGRREHAETWGQCIQRELMEEVGCRATVESAAQCFYADLDGHPSEIAVSTLPRPLLISRQPVSRDVIPEGVYYNVVFWARLQGEPRPLSEIHGLVLLEEALLRLIMSAAFTVRRLQAAGVEIIPARELDPDAKVGLGRAPSVLVELLNRGQAG from the coding sequence ATGGGGTCGGAGCGCGCCCCGATCAAGTCGGGGCGCGATAAGATGCACGAGAGAACCCTTGATGAGATCGTCCCCGCAGGCGCCCCGCAGGGCGCGGGCATATTCACCCGCTTGAATGATAACCGCTATATGTTCTGCTTGAACGATGCGTCGTTGGCTGGCTCTGGCGGCGGCAGATTGGAGTTGGGCCGGATCGGCGGGCGGCGTGAGCACGCGGAAACCTGGGGGCAATGCATCCAAAGGGAACTCATGGAGGAGGTTGGCTGCCGGGCGACGGTGGAATCCGCGGCGCAGTGCTTCTACGCTGATCTCGACGGGCACCCGTCCGAAATCGCGGTCAGCACCCTCCCCCGCCCCCTCCTCATCAGCCGGCAGCCGGTCTCCCGCGACGTGATCCCTGAAGGCGTCTACTATAACGTCGTCTTCTGGGCGCGCTTGCAGGGAGAGCCGAGGCCGCTGAGCGAGATTCACGGGCTGGTGCTGCTCGAAGAGGCGCTGTTGCGCTTAATCATGTCCGCGGCCTTCACCGTCCGAAGGCTGCAGGCTGCCGGAGTCGAGATCATCCCCGCACGGGAACTTGACCCCGATGCCAAGGTAGGCCTCGGACGTGCGCCAAGCGTACTTGTCGAGTTGCTCAACCGGGGCCAGGCCGGCTAG
- a CDS encoding NAD(P)H-dependent glycerol-3-phosphate dehydrogenase, translated as MSDSRPPAAIVGAGSWGTALAALLGRAGQAVRLWARRKQMAESLRLRRENQQYLPGVTLAESVEPLDDLGAAVAGAEMVTLAVPSQGMRETVRALRPHLAPQHFLISTAKGLEHDTGLRMTQVITHELPAPWGACPACLSGPNLAAEVAAGIATTSVIACADRERARRAQQLFMQPTFRVYTNSDVVGVELGGALKNVIAIGAGINDGLGFGENTKAALVTRGLAEITRLGVALGAAAATFIGLSGIGDLVATCASRRSRNHYVGYHLARGRALADILAGMDNMIAEGVQTTRAAVRLAEQAGVDMPITRAVHAVLFEDMQPAQAVRRLMLRDARDECE; from the coding sequence ATGAGTGATTCGCGTCCGCCGGCGGCCATCGTCGGCGCCGGCAGCTGGGGCACGGCGCTGGCGGCGCTGCTGGGGCGCGCGGGGCAGGCCGTGCGCCTGTGGGCGCGCCGCAAGCAGATGGCGGAGTCGCTGCGCCTGCGCCGCGAGAACCAGCAGTACCTGCCGGGCGTGACCCTGGCGGAGAGCGTGGAGCCCCTCGACGACCTGGGGGCGGCGGTCGCGGGTGCGGAGATGGTGACGCTGGCGGTGCCGTCGCAGGGAATGCGTGAAACGGTGCGCGCCTTGCGCCCGCACCTGGCCCCGCAGCACTTCCTGATCAGCACCGCCAAGGGCCTGGAGCACGACACGGGCTTGCGGATGACGCAGGTCATCACCCACGAGCTGCCGGCGCCGTGGGGCGCGTGTCCCGCCTGCCTGTCGGGGCCCAATCTCGCCGCCGAGGTGGCGGCCGGCATCGCCACCACCAGCGTCATCGCCTGCGCCGATCGCGAGCGGGCGCGACGCGCGCAGCAGTTGTTCATGCAGCCGACGTTTCGCGTTTACACCAACTCCGACGTGGTCGGGGTGGAGCTCGGTGGCGCGCTCAAGAACGTCATCGCCATCGGCGCCGGGATCAACGACGGCCTCGGCTTCGGCGAAAACACGAAGGCGGCGCTGGTCACGCGCGGGCTGGCGGAGATCACCCGTTTAGGCGTGGCGCTGGGCGCCGCCGCTGCGACCTTCATCGGCCTCAGCGGCATCGGCGACCTGGTGGCGACGTGCGCCAGCCGCCGCAGCCGCAATCACTATGTCGGCTACCACCTGGCGCGCGGCCGGGCGCTTGCCGACATCCTGGCGGGCATGGACAACATGATCGCGGAGGGCGTGCAGACCACGCGCGCGGCGGTGCGACTGGCGGAGCAGGCGGGAGTGGACATGCCCATCACGCGCGCCGTGCACGCGGTGCTGTTCGAGGATATGCAGCCCGCACAGGCGGTGCGACGGCTCATGCTGCGCGACGCCCGCGACGAGTGCGAGTGA
- the plsY gene encoding glycerol-3-phosphate 1-O-acyltransferase PlsY, whose amino-acid sequence MSAALPPVLLMVGSYVLGSLPFGLWVAKAWSGVDIREVGSGNIGTTNVLRVAGKRAALVVFVLDAGKGAVAVLAAKALAAHGGYAGGAATALTLGAGAMALLGHTCSIFLGFRGGRGVATGFGVVAAMSWPVGLSGLAVFVGLAAITRIVSVASIVSAASMPIFMLAYRQPRPYTVFAALAAVLVIALHAPNLRRLLRGEESKIGSSRSDSPPGKGHEHE is encoded by the coding sequence GTGAGCGCCGCGCTGCCTCCAGTCCTGCTGATGGTCGGCTCCTACGTCTTGGGCTCGCTGCCCTTCGGCCTGTGGGTGGCGAAGGCGTGGAGCGGCGTGGACATCCGCGAGGTGGGGTCGGGCAATATCGGCACCACCAACGTGTTACGGGTCGCCGGCAAGCGAGCCGCGCTGGTGGTGTTCGTGCTCGACGCCGGCAAGGGCGCGGTGGCGGTGCTGGCGGCAAAGGCGCTCGCCGCCCATGGGGGGTACGCGGGCGGCGCCGCCACCGCGCTGACCCTTGGCGCGGGGGCGATGGCCCTGCTGGGGCACACGTGCTCCATCTTCCTGGGTTTCCGCGGCGGGCGCGGCGTGGCAACGGGATTCGGCGTCGTCGCCGCGATGTCATGGCCGGTGGGGCTGAGCGGGCTCGCGGTTTTCGTCGGGCTGGCGGCCATCACGCGGATCGTCTCGGTCGCCTCGATTGTGAGCGCCGCCTCCATGCCGATCTTCATGCTCGCCTATCGTCAACCACGACCCTACACGGTTTTCGCGGCGCTGGCGGCGGTGCTGGTGATCGCCCTGCACGCGCCCAACCTGCGCCGCTTGCTGCGGGGCGAGGAATCGAAGATCGGCTCCTCCAGGAGCGATTCGCCCCCGGGGAAGGGGCACGAGCATGAGTGA
- the der gene encoding ribosome biogenesis GTPase Der, whose protein sequence is MSEDRATTAKPLVAIVGHPNVGKSTLFNRLAGRRIAIVEETPGITRDRIYADCEWQGQHFTVIDTGGLQTGEGKAAGDAPLLQQVRDQAQVAIEEAQVILFVVDAKEGLSGLDYEVAEMLRRTGKPVLLVANKVESRARMENAQEFYGLALGEPIAVSAIHGMDVDVLLDRLGELLPTPPESAADEEAIHLAVVGRPNVGKSSLVNAVVGHERAIVSQEPGTTRDSLDTRCAWDGHDLVLIDTAGIRRKSKVRLSFEYYAVLRAFAAVDRCDVALLLVDAQEGVTDQDQRIGGHAHEQGRAQVVVVNKWDLVQRAAAAQQEKEQLAPAENRTLMKDFARQARSQLAFMQYAPIVFISATERWGLDDLMRTGVAAAQQHAMRVSTPELSRLVREAAQARPLAIKGKPLRIYYATQPRVRPPTFVLFVNHPELVHFSYLRYLENRIRHRFGLEGTPVRMIVRESAGADESRRGRRGK, encoded by the coding sequence GTGAGCGAGGACCGAGCTACTACCGCCAAGCCGCTGGTGGCCATCGTCGGCCACCCCAACGTCGGCAAGTCCACCCTGTTCAATCGCCTGGCCGGGCGCCGCATCGCCATCGTCGAGGAGACGCCGGGCATCACCCGCGACCGCATCTACGCCGACTGCGAGTGGCAGGGCCAGCACTTCACCGTGATTGACACCGGAGGGCTGCAAACCGGCGAGGGCAAGGCGGCTGGCGACGCGCCCTTGCTGCAGCAGGTGCGCGACCAGGCGCAGGTCGCGATCGAGGAGGCGCAGGTCATCCTGTTCGTGGTGGACGCCAAGGAGGGCCTGAGCGGGCTGGACTACGAAGTGGCGGAGATGCTGCGGCGCACCGGCAAGCCGGTGCTGCTGGTGGCGAACAAGGTCGAGAGCCGCGCGCGCATGGAAAACGCGCAGGAGTTCTATGGCCTCGCGCTGGGCGAGCCGATCGCGGTGTCCGCCATCCACGGCATGGACGTGGATGTGCTGCTTGATCGCCTGGGGGAGCTGCTGCCGACGCCGCCGGAGAGCGCCGCGGACGAGGAGGCGATCCACCTCGCGGTGGTGGGGCGGCCGAACGTGGGCAAGTCGTCGCTGGTCAACGCGGTGGTGGGGCACGAGCGGGCGATCGTGTCGCAGGAGCCGGGCACGACCCGCGATTCGCTCGACACGCGCTGCGCGTGGGACGGCCACGACCTGGTGCTGATTGACACCGCGGGCATCCGCCGCAAGAGCAAAGTGCGGCTGAGCTTCGAGTACTACGCGGTGCTGCGGGCGTTTGCGGCGGTGGATCGCTGCGATGTCGCGCTCTTGCTGGTGGACGCGCAGGAGGGGGTGACCGACCAGGACCAACGCATCGGCGGCCACGCGCACGAGCAGGGACGGGCGCAGGTGGTGGTGGTCAACAAGTGGGACCTGGTGCAGCGGGCCGCGGCGGCACAGCAGGAAAAGGAGCAGCTCGCCCCCGCCGAGAACCGCACGCTGATGAAGGACTTCGCGCGCCAGGCGCGATCCCAGCTCGCGTTCATGCAGTACGCGCCGATCGTCTTCATCTCGGCCACGGAGCGCTGGGGGCTGGATGACCTTATGCGCACGGGGGTGGCGGCAGCGCAACAGCATGCCATGCGCGTCTCGACCCCGGAGCTCAGCCGCCTGGTGCGGGAGGCGGCGCAGGCGCGGCCGCTGGCGATCAAGGGTAAGCCGCTGCGCATCTACTACGCCACCCAGCCGCGGGTGCGCCCACCGACCTTCGTGCTGTTCGTCAACCATCCTGAGCTGGTGCATTTTTCATACCTGCGGTATCTTGAGAACCGCATCCGCCACCGCTTCGGGCTGGAGGGGACGCCGGTGCGGATGATAGTACGTGAATCCGCGGGCGCGGACGAGTCCCGCCGCGGGCGTCGGGGGAAATGA